GCTGCTCGTCGACGATGCGGCTGCCGCCGGGGGCCCCGAGCCGGATGCGCTCGTGGTAACGCACCAGATGCGGCGAGGTATAGACATGCACCGCCAGCCCCGCAGCCTCCAGAATGGCGCGCATGAAGGCGATGGTGGAGCCCTTGCCGTTCGTGCCGGCGACATGGATGACCGGCGGAAGCCGGTTCTCTGGATGGCCTAGGGTCGCCAGCAAGCGCGCGATGCGGCCGAGCGAAAGGTCGATCACCTTGGGATGGAGCGCAAGAAAACGCGCCAGCAGGGCATCGGATGAATCCATTGCTTCTTGCTCCGCGCAGCCTCGCCGGCGACCTACTCCGCGGCGGCTTCCAGCATCTGCTGCGGTTCCGGCGCTGGCTCGTCCTTCACCTCCGCCGCAGGCGCGGCGGGCATTCGCATCAGGAGCCGGCTCAGGCGGGCGATCGTTGCCTTCAAGTCATGGCGATGGACAACCATGTCGACCATGCCGTGATCCTTGAGATATTCCGAGCGCTGGAAGCCCGGCGGCAGCTTTTCGCGGATGGTTTGCTCGATGACGCGGGGTCCGGCGAAGCCGATGAGCGCGCCTGGCTCGGCGATATGAACGTCGCCCAGCATGGCATAGGACGCTGTGACGCCGCCTGTGGTCGGGTTTGTGAGCACGACGATATAGGGGAGCTTCGCGTCTCGCAGGCGCTGCACGGCGACCGTCGTGCGCGGCATTTGCATGAGCGAGAGGATACCCTCTTGCATGCGCGCTCCGCCTGACGAGACGAAGAGAACGAAAGGCGTGCCACGGCTGCGCGCGGTGTCGAGGCCCGTAATGATGGCCTCGCCGGCCGCCATGCCGAGCGATCCGCCCATGAATTCGAAATCCTGGACCGCGATTGTCGTCTTCTGGCCCTCGACATCGCCGACGCCGACCAGTACCGCGTCCTGCATGCCGGTCTTGGCCTTGGCGTCGCGAAGGCGATCGACGTAGCGCTTCTCATCCCGGAACTTGAGCGGATCGACCGCAGCTTCAGGCGTCGGAATCGCTTCCCACCGGGCGTCGTCGAACATCGCCTTCAGGCGATTGGCCGCCGTCATGCGCAGGTGATAGTTGGAACCGGGAATGACGTAGAGATTCGCCTCCACGTCCTTGTGGAACACCATCTGCCCCGTATCTGGGCATTTGATCCAGAGGTTCTCCGGCACTTCGCGCTTGAAGAGCGTTTTGATCTTCGGCCGAACGACGTCGGAGATCCAATTCATCGTTTATCCATCCTTCCAGATGTCGCGGCTATGAACGCCGGGCAGTCCTTCAAGCCTCGACGCGTTGGCCGTCACGTACACCGGCGGCAAGTTCCCCGACGAGGCTGGCTACGGCTTCCACGGTCCCCGCCCCAGCCTTGCCGTCTGCATCCAGCGAGCGGCGTACCGTTTCGACCAGGGCCGATCCGACAACCACCCCATCGGCCACCTTCGC
This portion of the Chelatococcus sp. YT9 genome encodes:
- the accD gene encoding acetyl-CoA carboxylase, carboxyltransferase subunit beta produces the protein MNWISDVVRPKIKTLFKREVPENLWIKCPDTGQMVFHKDVEANLYVIPGSNYHLRMTAANRLKAMFDDARWEAIPTPEAAVDPLKFRDEKRYVDRLRDAKAKTGMQDAVLVGVGDVEGQKTTIAVQDFEFMGGSLGMAAGEAIITGLDTARSRGTPFVLFVSSGGARMQEGILSLMQMPRTTVAVQRLRDAKLPYIVVLTNPTTGGVTASYAMLGDVHIAEPGALIGFAGPRVIEQTIREKLPPGFQRSEYLKDHGMVDMVVHRHDLKATIARLSRLLMRMPAAPAAEVKDEPAPEPQQMLEAAAE